In Labrus bergylta chromosome 5, fLabBer1.1, whole genome shotgun sequence, the genomic window CAAATTGTATTGCTCTATAAATGCTGTCAGCATTTAGGTTGACAGACTCAATCACAGACcaactcaaacaaaaacacaacactgtaaTCTACTGTATATTAGTAAATGTAGGTTATCAGTACTTTGGATTCAGAGCATCCTCGCAAAGGTTGgcaagacatgtttttttttgcagagtcaCAGTTGATTGTGCTTAAATTCAGTTATAATGGATCTGTAAATCAAATTATGAGGTTATTTAAAACTTATCGTTGCCGACCATGAGTGACTATGATTGCGAGATTAGATATGGTCATCATGGATGTTAATTGTAGATTATTTCTTTTCTCAGTACATTTTGAATGCAGTAAAACCTCAGTGGTGCGAATGAGTGCGGTAGGAGTATGTATGCTGTGTTGTGGGGCTCATGATGTTTTCTGTGATGTATGCCACTAGCAAGCAAATGATGACCAGCATCACACAAATAGCTCCCCCAACTGTTGTCATGGCGATCACAATGTCCTGCATCCCAGAAGGTGGTAGGGTGAACTCTACACAGTCCCGTTGCTGGTCTGCTATCAAAACTGGATCAGAGTGGGCCAGGGAGCGCAAGCAGATGCGGTAGGGGATGTTCTCGTGCAGCTCGGTCAGGAGGAAGTCCCTGCAGCCAGATCCAAGATGGACACCAGCACATTCAAACTGGGTATAGCTTCCATTCCACCAGCAGCTTAGTTCATAGCCTCCTCGTTTGTGCCGACGTCCACTGAAAACAGAACTTAACCTTATAGTTCCTTCTCTTGTTAAATCGGTTCCAAGATTCTCACTGCTTTTTTGACCAGCAGCAGTCTCTTTTGTCTTTATATCCTGGCCAGTAATTGTGGATTCTGACCCATGGGTCCACTGTAACAGTACACTGCCATTGATAAGAATATTTGCCACCAGATTCCCAAGAGACACCACTGTCCTGCAGTCTGCCTTATGACACTTGTACCCAGACAATGTGTTTCTAAAACACAACTGCCCGCCAATGCCTCCCTCGATCACTCGGTAGGCACACAAAGGTGACTCTCCTTCCTCGGGGATCTGGCTTGGTCGCCTGCCAGACCTCTTCGATACCACAGTAGTAACATTGCCTCTGCTGGTGTTGAAAGAAAAGCTATTCACCTGGCTTGTTAACTCTTTAAGTTTTGGTGATGGCCTACTTTTGTGGCTGTGATTGCTATAGTTGGAGCCGATAAAAGTCTGTTTTAACCAGTTTGGGGGCGTCCCCAATTGAATCCTGCCTCTCACCTCTGATGGGGATGATGTTGATAGTGATTTTGAAGATGCTAAGTTGCTGCGATGAGATCTGCTGGAGCCAGCTGTCTGGTGAAATGTGCAGAGCAGGAGTGCCGATATGGCGAGCAGGAATTGTCGGGGTTTCATCTCAGTCCCTCTCATCGAATTATTCTCTCTCGAAGTGGATCAGATGAGCGATGGTACATGGCG contains:
- the fndc10 gene encoding uncharacterized protein fndc10, encoding MRGTEMKPRQFLLAISALLLCTFHQTAGSSRSHRSNLASSKSLSTSSPSEVRGRIQLGTPPNWLKQTFIGSNYSNHSHKSRPSPKLKELTSQVNSFSFNTSRGNVTTVVSKRSGRRPSQIPEEGESPLCAYRVIEGGIGGQLCFRNTLSGYKCHKADCRTVVSLGNLVANILINGSVLLQWTHGSESTITGQDIKTKETAAGQKSSENLGTDLTREGTIRLSSVFSGRRHKRGGYELSCWWNGSYTQFECAGVHLGSGCRDFLLTELHENIPYRICLRSLAHSDPVLIADQQRDCVEFTLPPSGMQDIVIAMTTVGGAICVMLVIICLLVAYITENIMSPTTQHTYSYRTHSHH